In the Telopea speciosissima isolate NSW1024214 ecotype Mountain lineage chromosome 2, Tspe_v1, whole genome shotgun sequence genome, one interval contains:
- the LOC122652873 gene encoding glucan endo-1,3-beta-glucosidase 14 gives MEAREVRTNQRAMAVSLCFCTLFLFLILSGLVIQIFSASVGINYGQIANNLPSPTRVAVLLESINVNRVKLYDADPNVLQAFSNSNVEFIVTVGNEYLQTMNDPNQAKAWLQQHVQPYVPQTKITSITVGNEVFAGNDTQLMSYLLPAMQNIYNGLVSLGISDQVNVSSAHSLAILASSFPPSAGRFRQDLAQYFQPILNFHSQINSPFLINAYPYFAYKADPSGISLDYVLFEANSGTIDPNTNLNYDNMLYAQIDAVYSAMKAMGHTDIEVKISETGWPSQGDSNEPGATPENAGLYNGNLLQRIEEKQGTPMRPSTPIDVYVFALFNENLKPGPTSERNYGLYYPNGTAVYNIGLQAGAGAGAYGPTMIFASASCLTAISLSALLIFFTTFLIWA, from the exons ATGGA AGCTCGGGAGGTGAGGACGAATCAGCGAGCCATGGCGGTTTCCCTCTGTTTCTGCACGCTTTTCCTGTTTCTGATCCTATCAG GTTTAGTTATCCAGATCTTCAGCGCTTCAGTTGGGATCAACTATGGCCAGATTGCCAACAATCTCCCATCTCCTACGCGAGTTGCCGTCCTCCTTGAATCTATCAACGTTAACAGAGTAAAACTTTACGATGCAGATCCAAATGTCCTACAGGCCTTCTCCAATTCTAATGTCGAGTTCATCGTAACAGTAGGAAATGAGTATCTTCAAACCATGAATGACCCCAACCAAGCTAAGGCCTGGTTGCAACAACATGTCCAGCCCTATGTTCCGCAGACCAAGATCACCTCCATCACCGTTGGAAATGAAGTTTTTGCTGGTAACGACACCCAATTAATGTCTTATCTCCTCCCGGCTATGCAGAACATCTACAATGGTCTTGTTTCCCTTGGAATAAGTGATCAAGTGAATGTCTCCTCTGCACACTCACTCGCTATTCTAGCAAGCTCTTTTCCCCCTTCTGCCGGGAGATTCCGGCAAGATCTTGCACAATACTTCCAACCCATTCTCAATTTTCATTCTCAGATTAATTCTCCTTTCCTTATAAATGCTTATCCTTATTTTGCCTATAAAGCTGACCCAAGTGGGATTTCATTAGATTATGTTCTTTTTGAGGCAAACTCAGGGACTATTGATCCAAATACGAATCTGAACTACGATAACATGTTGTATGCTCAAATTGATGCTGTTTATTCGGCAATGAAAGCGATGGGTCATACTGATATTGAAGTTAAAATTTCTGAGACAGGTTGGCCATCTCAAGGGGACTCTAATGAACCTGGAGCAACCCCAGAGAATGCAGGGCTTTATAATGGGAATTTGTTGCAGAGGATAGAAGAGAAGCAAGGAACTCCAATGAGACCTTCAACTCCGATCGATGTCTATGTTTTTGCACTCTTTAATGAGAATCTTAAACCTGGGCCGACCTCGGAGAGAAACTATGGGTTGTACTATCCGAATGGTACTGCAGTTTATAATATCGGTTTACAGGCAGGGGCAGGGGCAGGGGCTTATGGTCCTACTATGATTTTTGCTTCAGCTTCTTGTCTTACG GCGATATCTTTGTCAGCtctccttatcttcttcacAACATTTTTAATCTGGGCTTGA